From Candidatus Dormiibacterota bacterium, the proteins below share one genomic window:
- a CDS encoding endonuclease MutS2 has product MVESVLSSLEFDGVLNLLAAETATPAGATSALTLRPSFHPPEVEAVNRLVAEMLHYLEVRGALPFGIVPDAEPLLTRLGVEGAVLAPLEVLDLVSAMKSGRTLKASLTETRGLFPGLWASARDFPELGNLIRFLDGKIATTGEMEDSASDELHTVRQEIRRRNERLQEALDAIVARPEVARALQDTFISIRSDRHVIPIRSEAQGSLVGIVHGVSGSGATVYVEPIETVDLNNQIVTLRDREAAEIQRLLQEYSDLLRGRLAELRVLVVGIGRLDLLSARARLGRRFGARPGQISSSGELRLRAARHPLLEQALKTEGRAIVPLDLELSTGTRVLMISGPNTGGKTVALKTAGLLSLMFQSGLPVPATEAVLPVFRGIFIDIGDHQSIPDGLSTFSARMRNISEIAGALEAPALVLMDEIGTGTDPEDGVALAIAILDFLRERGALVIATTHLEALKAYAATTEGCANSAMQFEEETFSPVFKLIAGIPGRSGGLEIAERLGLPVAILEAARAGRGQSGQRVASYLARLQAMTADMDARLRDIHADRQGLADRRAALEAEFQEREARRQRAVVAEIEHALKAMREEGERYLETVKDRTLLVAMRRQETKAAAALRARARSLLKTAGPEPAAPNQEWKGLGPGTRVVVDSLGVHGSVESVRGDRVVVLVRGKRMTIALRELRAESKPGAPGVVESTLPEGVTLSRKPGAAAADEIHLLGRTVEEALELVDKYLDDVYLAGTSPVRIVHGVGSGRLKKAIASLLERHPHVDGFTSAPSDQGGVGVTIVTLRL; this is encoded by the coding sequence GTGGTCGAGAGCGTACTCTCCTCCCTGGAATTCGACGGCGTCCTGAACCTGCTCGCCGCCGAGACCGCCACCCCGGCGGGGGCCACCTCGGCTCTGACGCTGCGCCCCTCGTTCCATCCGCCCGAAGTCGAGGCCGTCAATCGTCTCGTGGCGGAAATGCTCCACTACCTCGAGGTCCGGGGGGCACTTCCATTCGGGATCGTCCCGGACGCGGAGCCTCTGCTGACGCGCCTGGGGGTCGAGGGGGCCGTCCTGGCCCCGCTCGAGGTGCTGGATCTGGTCTCGGCGATGAAGTCGGGGAGGACCCTGAAAGCCTCCCTGACCGAGACGCGCGGGCTGTTCCCGGGTCTTTGGGCGTCCGCGCGCGATTTCCCTGAGCTCGGCAATCTCATCCGGTTCCTCGACGGGAAGATCGCGACCACGGGAGAGATGGAGGACTCCGCCAGCGACGAGCTGCACACCGTGCGCCAGGAGATTCGCCGACGCAATGAGCGGCTCCAGGAGGCCCTCGACGCCATCGTCGCGCGGCCGGAGGTCGCGCGGGCGCTTCAAGATACGTTCATCTCCATCAGGAGCGACCGGCACGTGATTCCGATCCGCTCCGAGGCGCAGGGGTCATTGGTGGGAATCGTTCACGGTGTCTCCGGCAGCGGCGCCACCGTCTACGTCGAACCGATCGAGACGGTCGATCTGAACAACCAGATCGTCACGCTGCGCGATCGCGAGGCGGCGGAGATCCAGCGTCTCCTGCAGGAATACAGCGATCTGCTGCGGGGGCGACTCGCGGAGCTGCGCGTCCTCGTCGTCGGCATCGGACGGCTCGACCTTCTCTCGGCCCGCGCGCGTCTCGGGCGAAGGTTCGGGGCCCGCCCCGGCCAGATCTCCTCGAGCGGTGAGCTGCGGCTGCGCGCGGCCCGCCACCCGCTCCTGGAGCAGGCCCTGAAAACCGAGGGGCGCGCGATCGTGCCCCTCGACCTGGAGCTGTCGACGGGGACACGCGTCCTGATGATCAGCGGTCCGAACACCGGCGGCAAGACGGTCGCCCTGAAGACAGCCGGTCTCCTGTCGCTCATGTTCCAGTCCGGACTGCCGGTCCCCGCCACGGAGGCTGTGCTCCCCGTGTTCCGGGGCATCTTCATCGATATCGGCGACCACCAGTCGATCCCCGACGGCCTCAGCACGTTCTCGGCCAGAATGAGGAACATCTCCGAGATCGCGGGGGCGTTGGAAGCGCCGGCCCTGGTCCTGATGGACGAAATCGGCACCGGCACCGATCCGGAGGATGGTGTGGCGCTGGCCATCGCAATCCTGGATTTCCTGCGCGAGCGCGGCGCCCTGGTCATCGCCACCACTCACCTCGAGGCGCTGAAGGCCTATGCGGCCACGACCGAGGGGTGCGCCAATTCCGCCATGCAGTTCGAGGAAGAGACATTCAGTCCGGTCTTCAAGCTGATCGCGGGGATCCCCGGGAGGAGTGGTGGGCTGGAGATCGCCGAGCGTCTCGGTCTGCCCGTCGCGATCCTCGAAGCGGCCCGCGCGGGGCGCGGGCAGTCCGGCCAGAGAGTCGCGTCCTACCTGGCCCGCCTTCAGGCGATGACCGCCGACATGGACGCCCGGCTCCGCGACATCCACGCTGATCGACAGGGGCTCGCGGACCGGCGCGCCGCCCTCGAGGCGGAGTTTCAGGAGCGCGAGGCGCGACGACAGCGGGCGGTGGTGGCCGAGATCGAGCACGCCCTCAAGGCGATGCGCGAGGAGGGAGAGCGTTACCTCGAGACCGTCAAGGACAGGACGCTCCTGGTCGCCATGCGACGCCAGGAGACGAAAGCGGCGGCGGCGCTGCGGGCCCGGGCGCGCTCACTGCTGAAGACAGCGGGGCCGGAGCCCGCGGCCCCGAATCAAGAATGGAAGGGCCTTGGACCGGGTACGCGGGTCGTGGTGGACAGTCTCGGCGTTCACGGTTCGGTGGAATCCGTCCGCGGCGACCGCGTGGTCGTTCTCGTACGCGGCAAGAGAATGACGATCGCCCTTCGCGAGCTGCGTGCCGAATCGAAGCCCGGCGCGCCCGGGGTCGTCGAGTCCACGCTGCCCGAGGGAGTGACGCTGTCGCGCAAGCCGGGTGCCGCCGCGGCGGACGAGATCCACCTCCTCGGCCGGACGGTCGAAGAAGCGCTGGAGCTCGTGGACAAGTATCTGGACGACGTCTACCTGGCGGGGACGAGTCCCGTCCGCATCGTGCACGGCGTGGGTTCCGGTCGCCTGAAAAAGGCGATCGCGAGTCTCCTGGAGCGTCATCCGCACGTCGACGGATTCACGAGCGCGCCTTCAGACCAGGGGGGCGTC